The following coding sequences lie in one Pseudomonas syringae CC1557 genomic window:
- the rsmG gene encoding 16S rRNA (guanine(527)-N(7))-methyltransferase RsmG: MVTPQHAQELSTGARELGIELSQAQHDQLLAYLALLIKWNKAYNLTAVRDPDEMVSRHLLDSLSVVPFIEGTRWMDVGSGGGMPGIPMAILFPERKVSLLDSNGKKTRFQTQVKLELKLDNLEVIHSRAENYQPDAPFDGIISRAFSSLEDFAGWTRHMGDANTRWLAMKGLHPADELVALPSDFHLDSEHALTVPGCQGQRHLLILRRTA, encoded by the coding sequence ATGGTTACCCCGCAACACGCCCAAGAGTTATCCACCGGTGCTCGGGAGTTGGGGATAGAACTATCCCAGGCGCAACATGACCAATTGCTGGCGTATCTGGCCCTGCTGATCAAATGGAACAAGGCCTACAACCTGACCGCAGTGCGCGATCCTGACGAAATGGTATCCAGACATCTGCTTGACAGCCTCAGCGTGGTGCCCTTCATCGAGGGTACGCGCTGGATGGATGTCGGCAGCGGCGGTGGGATGCCTGGCATACCCATGGCCATCCTGTTTCCGGAGCGAAAAGTTTCGTTGCTGGACAGCAATGGCAAGAAGACCCGGTTTCAGACACAGGTCAAACTGGAGCTGAAACTGGATAATCTTGAAGTTATCCACAGCCGTGCAGAAAATTATCAGCCTGATGCGCCGTTCGACGGGATCATCTCCCGTGCGTTCAGCAGCCTTGAAGACTTCGCCGGCTGGACTCGCCACATGGGCGACGCCAATACACGGTGGTTGGCGATGAAAGGTCTGCATCCTGCCGATGAACTGGTAGCATTGCCCTCGGATTTTCACCTCGATAGCGAACACGCCTTGACCGTTCCGGGTTGCCAAGGCCAACGCCATCTGCTGATACTGCGCCGCACGGCATGA